Within Gossypium hirsutum isolate 1008001.06 unplaced genomic scaffold, Gossypium_hirsutum_v2.1 scaffold_285, whole genome shotgun sequence, the genomic segment AAGACGTGGATGCCCCAGATGTGATAATGGGTATGTTTTTTATAAATGAGTTACCTTACACTGCATTGATTGATATAGGATCGacacattcatatgttgcatgcaatATGACTGAACCTTTGGgtgatatgtttgaaattactGCGAATGAGATTACTGTGATAAGTTCGTTAGGCCAGTCAGTAggagtgaataagttgtttagggaGGTACCCTTAGTAGTCCAAGGGGTTACCTTTTTAGCGGATTTGATGGAACTGCCGTTTAACGAGTTTGATTtaatcttgggtatggattggctggtgaAATACCGAGCCATATTGGATTGCACTGCAAAGCAAATGGTGTTAAGAACGATGGAGGATAAGGAGGTGGTGGTGATTGGGGAACGCCGGAATTATTTGTCGAATGTGATTTCAGCATTTGGCTTATATTAGCGATACGGATGTTGAAAGCCCTACTATTAAGGAGTTGAGAACAGTTAAAGAATTTCCTGATGTTTTTCCCAAGGAGCTACCAGGGTTGCCGCCTagcagagaagtagaatttggaatCGAGTTATTACCCGGTACGGCTCCGGTGTCCATCGTCCCTTAtcggatggcaccgaaggagttggtagaaCTTAAGGCACAGATTTAGTAATTTttggatcgaggattcatccGACCAAGTGTGTCTTTGTGGGGAGCAATGGtgttattcgtaaagaagaaagattggACATtgcgaatgtgcatcgactactggcagttgaacaagttaactattaaaaacaagtaccctcTGCCGAGAATCGATAACCTTTTTGATCAGTTTAGGAGAGCTTCCGTTTTC encodes:
- the LOC107956705 gene encoding uncharacterized protein; amino-acid sequence: MGTSYVDARRKEFLNLTQGNKSVAEYEVEFLRFSRYARAMVATDYERCIRFEDGLRDNLKVLIAPQRERVFSELVEKVKIAEEVKRTKPLNWEKEKGVPPWADCGKGHIGECWKWTRACLACGSMEHRIKNCPRMPVQVPDMGRGGVQPPRGGQLPPKGQGQASGGNCNGCGRGAPVRNAGHAKARQPALVYAARHQEDVDAPDVIMGMFFINELPYTALIDIGSTHSYVACNMTEPLGDMFEITANEITVISSLGQSVGVNKLFREVPLVVQGVTFLADLMELPFNEFDLILGMDWLVKYRAILDCTAKQMVLRTMEDKEHLAYISDTDVESPTIKELRTVKEFPDVFPKELPGLPPSREVEFGIELLPGTAPVSIVPYRMAPKELVELKAQI